A single Dethiosulfovibrio peptidovorans DNA region contains:
- a CDS encoding cobalamin biosynthesis protein CobW, whose protein sequence is MHMKVLVVSGFLGSGKTTFIKEMANQTRQNFVVLENEYADVDIDGELLKDSPLSVWELTEGCICCSMKADFATSILTISNSFSAEYLIVEPTGVGSLGAIMDNIGKVSYERIEILDPIALVDIHCLDEYTTTFDELYRDQIRNAGTILLSKIEDSSSDAIERAIQTLRGINDDSDIPTTHYTTQPLEWWNGLLNKAWIPGHLKTIENDEHPDLDQASYVGFSVKTMNEFLVKLQFLLRGTFGKIYRAKGYFPVEGEWARFDVVNDRYVIEQCDPFEESRMVVIGKDLNRKYLRKVFVENEKLF, encoded by the coding sequence ATGCACATGAAAGTACTCGTTGTCTCCGGTTTTCTAGGCTCAGGAAAGACAACGTTCATCAAAGAAATGGCTAACCAAACACGACAGAACTTTGTCGTGCTGGAAAACGAATATGCTGACGTAGATATTGATGGCGAACTCCTAAAGGACTCGCCCCTCTCCGTCTGGGAACTTACGGAGGGGTGCATCTGTTGCTCGATGAAGGCCGATTTCGCCACATCCATTCTGACGATTTCCAACTCCTTCTCCGCGGAGTATCTCATCGTCGAACCAACCGGAGTCGGATCGTTGGGTGCGATCATGGACAATATCGGCAAGGTGAGCTATGAGCGAATAGAGATCCTGGACCCCATCGCTCTCGTAGACATTCACTGTCTCGACGAATACACCACGACCTTTGACGAGCTCTACAGGGATCAAATCCGAAACGCAGGCACGATTCTTCTCTCCAAAATCGAGGACTCTTCATCAGATGCAATTGAACGTGCGATACAAACCCTGCGAGGTATAAACGATGACTCGGATATCCCGACGACACACTATACAACCCAACCCCTTGAATGGTGGAACGGACTGCTCAACAAAGCGTGGATTCCGGGACATTTAAAGACCATCGAAAACGACGAGCACCCCGATCTGGATCAGGCAAGCTATGTAGGATTCTCTGTCAAAACCATGAACGAATTTTTGGTGAAGCTACAGTTTCTCTTACGGGGGACCTTCGGTAAGATATACAGAGCAAAAGGGTACTTTCCTGTGGAAGGGGAATGGGCTCGCTTTGACGTCGTCAACGACCGCTACGTCATCGAACAATGCGATCCCTTCGAGGAATCACGAATGGTCGTCATCGGCAAGGATCTGAACAGAAAATACCTTCGGAAGGTATTCGTTGAGAACGAAAAACTTTTTTAA
- a CDS encoding NAD(P)-dependent alcohol dehydrogenase yields MKGFAMLKIGEVGWIEKERPQCGPMDAICRPIALAPCTSDIHTVWEGAVGERHNMILGHEGTGEVVEVGELVKDFKPGDKVIIPAITPDWNSLEAQAGFSMHSHGILQGWKYSNVKDGLFGDFFHVNDADGNLAHLPKSIDLKVAPMLSDMVPTGFHGVELADVQFGDNVMVIGIGPVGLMAVAGANMRGAANLYAVGSRPTCIEAAKFYGATEFINYKDGPVAEQALKLTNGVGMDKIIIAGGTVDTFAEAVKALKPGGKIGNVNYLGSGETINIPRTDWGVGMGHKIIKGGLTPGGRLRMQKLARLVSTGKLDLSPLITHPFNGFEHIEESLYLMKDKPRDLIKPVVLL; encoded by the coding sequence ATGAAGGGTTTTGCTATGCTTAAGATTGGTGAGGTTGGTTGGATTGAAAAAGAGCGGCCCCAATGCGGTCCTATGGATGCTATCTGTAGACCCATAGCACTGGCACCATGCACATCGGATATTCACACCGTGTGGGAGGGAGCCGTTGGTGAGCGACACAATATGATCCTCGGCCATGAAGGAACAGGAGAGGTCGTGGAAGTCGGTGAGCTTGTCAAGGATTTTAAGCCAGGAGATAAAGTTATCATACCCGCTATCACTCCAGATTGGAATTCTCTTGAGGCTCAGGCTGGATTTTCTATGCACTCCCATGGAATACTCCAGGGATGGAAATATTCTAACGTTAAAGATGGGTTGTTCGGTGATTTCTTTCACGTAAATGACGCCGACGGGAACCTGGCCCATCTGCCCAAAAGCATCGACCTCAAAGTCGCCCCAATGCTCTCGGACATGGTTCCCACAGGCTTCCATGGGGTAGAGTTGGCCGACGTTCAGTTTGGTGACAACGTCATGGTCATTGGTATCGGTCCGGTTGGTCTGATGGCTGTCGCAGGAGCGAATATGAGAGGTGCTGCCAACCTCTACGCCGTCGGATCGCGTCCCACTTGCATAGAGGCCGCAAAATTCTACGGTGCCACCGAGTTTATTAATTATAAAGACGGCCCCGTGGCAGAACAGGCATTGAAGCTTACCAACGGCGTGGGCATGGACAAGATCATCATCGCTGGTGGTACGGTTGACACCTTTGCAGAAGCGGTCAAGGCACTCAAGCCTGGTGGCAAAATCGGTAACGTCAATTACCTGGGCTCAGGTGAGACGATCAACATTCCCCGTACGGACTGGGGGGTAGGTATGGGGCATAAGATAATCAAGGGCGGACTTACTCCTGGCGGACGCCTTCGAATGCAGAAGTTGGCCCGCCTGGTTTCGACCGGTAAACTGGACCTCTCTCCCCTGATTACCCATCCATTTAACGGTTTTGAACACATCGAAGAATCTCTATACCTGATGAAGGACAAGCCCAGGGATCTTATCAAACCGGTCGTCCTGCTCTGA
- a CDS encoding cupin, with protein sequence MAGLKNLPTDAPRNLGALMERRTGQVLSMALSDTEGLGMALFSFPAGEMVSGEKYLGDTMYLVLRGDVRMRRKDAGDSLKEGDVLMVPSGVLHEIEALNDCVLLHLTVSSS encoded by the coding sequence ATGGCTGGTTTGAAGAATCTTCCGACGGATGCTCCCCGTAATTTGGGGGCACTCATGGAGAGACGTACAGGACAAGTTTTGAGCATGGCTCTTTCTGATACTGAAGGGCTTGGGATGGCTTTGTTTTCCTTTCCGGCTGGAGAGATGGTGAGTGGGGAGAAGTATTTGGGGGATACTATGTATCTGGTTCTTCGGGGAGATGTGCGAATGCGCCGGAAAGACGCTGGCGATTCTCTGAAGGAGGGGGATGTATTGATGGTTCCCTCTGGAGTTCTTCACGAAATTGAGGCCCTCAATGATTGTGTTCTGCTCCATCTCACGGTCTCTTCATCGTAG
- a CDS encoding cupin: MNKLIKNVEKGSLFILSDLVEYSPGKVASLTMAQKPGVNLSVLALDKGEGLATHSAPGDALACILEGEAHITIGDEMVVVRGGQSVVMPAGVPHSLKAATAFKMFLVLVKKTE; the protein is encoded by the coding sequence ATGAACAAACTGATCAAAAACGTTGAGAAAGGAAGCCTCTTCATCTTGTCCGATCTCGTAGAGTACAGTCCGGGTAAGGTGGCTAGCTTGACAATGGCTCAGAAACCCGGAGTCAATCTCTCCGTGCTTGCTTTGGACAAAGGAGAGGGGTTGGCGACACATTCGGCTCCTGGAGATGCTTTGGCTTGCATCCTGGAAGGGGAGGCCCATATCACAATCGGCGATGAAATGGTGGTTGTCAGGGGGGGGCAATCCGTGGTTATGCCTGCTGGAGTACCCCATTCTCTGAAGGCTGCGACGGCCTTCAAGATGTTCCTGGTGTTGGTGAAAAAAACTGAGTAG